Proteins encoded in a region of the candidate division TA06 bacterium genome:
- a CDS encoding Ig-like domain-containing protein produces the protein MKKIFFIMLAVWVAAPSLAVAQDTLWTRFYNGPDNKTDRAVASAIDSSGKFLYVVGTSYNSANSDVIVIKYDTYTGNPIWTNRFDAGYSEEATGCAVDDSGNIYVVGAMTTVDPAVWLVMRYNFGGSLAWWDTLNVSPGSVAYARDCAIYKSQWLYVTGDNYIAANGNDVALSKINPQTGVPNQLWKSLYSTAEYEYAFGCAVDDTGNIYICGRTYNGANNDYFILQTLDSAVSWTRTYNSGGNDAANDCIVDTVGKYLYVVGEHGQGLYMSAMCFNITQPAATIDTLWLRTYPFGDYEQANGCALDAAGKLYITGTFQDTIAGIYRMVSLKVDNNGTPVWSRVFKASAPLNDSSAYGYACAVNKKNNRFYVAGQIKSGNAADLLVVNYGLQAPRLTFPQDGTAINYFPAFAWRTVAGADTYRLEYGTVNPYQVLGTSGWIADTTFQMPAFWDSVYYWKVKAFTSGFTDSSAWSPEFTFRVDRTQPVITYTCPYDGETVALGEQITIAFSEPVQATTFNFSCSPDPLGWTTAWNANSDTVWLWHNDFAAGATYTFQVNGAMDLAGNGLGASALPNPWSFSTASDITPPNIANISANSDPLHEGTGYAFRANISDDIKMGPVTLYWATAGYNGYNFFRTMNPTAILNEYQADISGAEIRRTGVQYQIAAVDSAGNTSYYPGLGDYYIHSVHYDRTVNPPSTFVPNDQWQMLSIPADARNTNIFGQIANDLGPYDNTKWRLFIWGNGNYGEIPGLGSGTIYKLGQAYWLRQRIGNPANISFEGPDSSYGNFNKSAIVSLTLDSGWTDVGSPFMFDIPWANVTATSSDVFGPYAYNGSAWLNPGEILSGGYSFTPFQGYSYTNNSGMLTTLNITPSMAKKKGAPAVSLNAPSGWQALVKMENANGQDNNYLGIGIGTSEQRDRYDYPEPPSGLTGTSGYFRLDGDRFCTDIRPELGDGQTWSFAVDCQGQTNMTITLPPEFPAGTECYLADMTRQISVNIRDNSFYNFTPEPGEKVREFKIIAGQADYAKGVLGSSFALPSVTLLLQNRPNPYKQSTMINYQLAKSGPVRLAVYNVAGQLVKALVDRPQMAGRYAVAWNGRDESGRQAAAGVYFYRLTSNDGSAAKTMSLIK, from the coding sequence ATGAAAAAGATATTTTTTATAATGCTGGCCGTCTGGGTTGCGGCCCCATCGCTGGCTGTGGCCCAGGACACCCTCTGGACCAGGTTCTATAACGGGCCGGACAATAAAACGGATAGGGCCGTCGCCTCGGCCATAGACAGTTCCGGCAAGTTCCTCTATGTGGTCGGCACCAGCTATAACAGCGCCAACTCAGATGTGATCGTGATAAAATACGACACCTATACCGGAAATCCCATTTGGACTAACCGTTTTGATGCGGGATATTCCGAAGAGGCCACCGGCTGTGCGGTTGATGATTCCGGCAATATTTACGTTGTCGGCGCTATGACTACCGTAGACCCCGCAGTATGGCTGGTGATGCGATATAATTTCGGCGGCTCTCTGGCCTGGTGGGACACCCTGAATGTCTCCCCCGGCTCCGTCGCCTATGCCCGGGACTGCGCCATTTATAAAAGCCAGTGGCTGTATGTTACGGGAGATAATTATATCGCCGCCAATGGTAACGATGTGGCTTTGTCTAAAATCAATCCCCAGACCGGCGTCCCAAACCAGCTGTGGAAATCCCTTTACTCTACCGCTGAATATGAGTATGCTTTCGGATGCGCGGTTGACGATACGGGCAATATCTATATCTGCGGCCGAACCTATAACGGCGCCAATAATGATTATTTCATTTTGCAGACGTTAGACAGCGCCGTAAGTTGGACCCGGACCTATAACTCGGGCGGTAACGATGCGGCCAACGACTGCATCGTGGACACCGTAGGCAAGTATTTGTATGTGGTGGGTGAGCACGGCCAAGGCCTCTACATGTCGGCCATGTGCTTTAACATCACCCAACCGGCGGCCACCATAGACACTCTATGGCTTAGAACCTATCCCTTCGGCGATTACGAGCAGGCCAACGGCTGCGCCCTGGACGCCGCCGGCAAATTATACATTACCGGAACATTCCAGGATACCATTGCCGGTATCTATAGGATGGTTTCGCTAAAGGTTGATAACAACGGAACTCCGGTTTGGAGCCGCGTATTTAAGGCTTCGGCGCCCCTAAACGACAGCTCGGCTTATGGCTATGCCTGTGCGGTCAATAAAAAGAACAACCGGTTTTACGTTGCCGGCCAGATAAAAAGCGGCAATGCAGCCGACCTGCTGGTGGTTAACTACGGACTTCAGGCCCCGCGTTTGACCTTCCCGCAAGACGGCACGGCTATCAATTATTTTCCTGCTTTCGCCTGGCGCACCGTAGCCGGAGCCGATACCTACCGGCTGGAATACGGCACGGTCAATCCCTATCAGGTTTTGGGCACCAGCGGCTGGATAGCCGACACTACCTTCCAGATGCCGGCTTTCTGGGACTCGGTCTATTACTGGAAAGTCAAGGCCTTTACATCCGGCTTCACCGATTCCTCGGCCTGGTCCCCAGAGTTCACCTTCAGGGTGGACCGGACCCAGCCGGTCATAACATATACCTGTCCTTATGACGGCGAAACTGTTGCCTTAGGAGAGCAGATTACCATAGCTTTTTCCGAGCCGGTACAGGCGACAACTTTCAACTTTAGCTGTTCTCCCGATCCATTGGGATGGACGACGGCCTGGAACGCAAACTCCGACACGGTTTGGCTTTGGCATAACGATTTCGCTGCCGGCGCAACTTATACCTTCCAGGTGAACGGCGCCATGGACCTGGCCGGCAACGGCCTGGGCGCTTCAGCCCTGCCGAATCCCTGGAGCTTTAGTACGGCTAGCGACATCACCCCGCCCAATATTGCCAATATCTCTGCCAACAGTGATCCGTTGCATGAGGGAACCGGCTATGCATTTAGGGCCAACATCTCCGATGATATAAAAATGGGCCCGGTCACTTTGTATTGGGCCACCGCCGGTTACAACGGCTATAATTTCTTCAGAACCATGAATCCAACGGCCATTCTCAACGAATATCAGGCGGACATCAGCGGCGCTGAGATCAGGAGGACGGGGGTGCAATATCAGATTGCGGCTGTGGATTCAGCCGGGAATACCAGTTATTACCCCGGCCTGGGCGATTATTATATCCACTCGGTTCATTATGACAGGACCGTTAACCCGCCCAGCACTTTTGTCCCCAACGACCAGTGGCAGATGCTGTCCATTCCCGCCGACGCCCGCAATACCAATATCTTCGGCCAGATAGCCAACGATTTGGGGCCTTACGATAACACCAAGTGGCGGCTTTTCATCTGGGGGAACGGGAATTACGGCGAGATCCCCGGTTTGGGCAGCGGAACCATCTACAAACTGGGACAGGCCTACTGGCTAAGGCAGCGCATAGGCAACCCGGCCAACATCAGTTTTGAGGGGCCGGACAGCAGCTACGGCAATTTCAATAAGTCCGCCATCGTCTCGCTGACATTAGACTCTGGTTGGACCGATGTCGGATCGCCGTTCATGTTTGATATCCCCTGGGCCAATGTTACTGCGACTTCGTCCGATGTGTTCGGGCCCTATGCCTACAACGGCTCGGCCTGGCTTAATCCCGGCGAAATATTGTCCGGAGGCTACTCCTTCACACCCTTCCAGGGCTACTCTTATACAAACAACTCCGGAATGCTCACAACCCTGAACATAACGCCCTCCATGGCCAAGAAGAAGGGCGCCCCGGCCGTTTCCCTGAATGCCCCGTCCGGCTGGCAGGCCCTGGTTAAAATGGAGAATGCCAACGGACAGGACAACAACTATCTCGGCATCGGCATCGGGACATCTGAACAGCGCGACCGATACGATTACCCCGAGCCGCCCTCCGGGTTGACCGGAACCTCAGGGTACTTCCGGCTGGACGGCGACCGGTTCTGCACCGATATCCGCCCGGAGCTGGGCGACGGCCAGACTTGGAGCTTTGCGGTTGACTGCCAGGGCCAGACTAATATGACCATCACTCTGCCCCCGGAATTTCCGGCCGGAACCGAATGCTACCTGGCCGATATGACCCGGCAAATTTCGGTCAACATCAGGGACAATAGTTTCTACAACTTTACCCCCGAGCCTGGCGAAAAGGTCAGGGAGTTCAAGATCATCGCGGGCCAGGCCGACTATGCCAAGGGCGTGCTGGGAAGCTCCTTTGCCCTGCCTTCCGTTACCTTGCTGCTGCAGAACCGGCCCAATCCCTACAAACAATCAACGATGATCAATTATCAATTAGCCAAGTCCGGCCCGGTCAGGCTGGCCGTCTATAACGTAGCCGGACAGTTGGTAAAGGCATTGGTGGACCGTCCCCAGATGGCGGGACGTTACGCCGTTGCCTGGAACGGGCGGGATGAATCCGGACGGCAGGCCGCGGCCGGCGTTTACTTCTACCGCCTAACCTCAAATGACGGCTCGGCCGCCAAGACCATGAGCCTGATCAAATAA
- the secF gene encoding protein translocase subunit SecF, with amino-acid sequence MPSLFKHQTNIGFIKNRYTAYIVSLAIFAIAIGSVLFHGGLKLGVDFTGGTLLQIHFKEAISTDELRQALSQAGLAGAEIQKIKDTGLIKNAFLIRTGLKEKQGSGQQTIAQKVSEALGQKYPQNAMTVDSDETVGPKIGKELQLSAFWAVMAGLLAILIYVAFRFDFRFGAAAVVSLFHDVLCTIGFISITGMEFNLQSVAVLLTIVGYSINDSIVVADRIRENIKKPHKDTFAELVNRSLNETLSRTVVTVLTVLLVLVSLQLFAGRILQDFTKPLLFGLVIGTYSSIFVVASLVVDWEIKSPSKRRK; translated from the coding sequence ATGCCATCGTTATTCAAACACCAGACCAACATCGGTTTCATCAAGAACCGCTACACGGCTTACATCGTCTCCCTGGCCATCTTCGCCATCGCCATCGGCTCGGTGCTGTTTCACGGTGGCCTGAAGCTGGGGGTGGATTTTACCGGCGGGACCCTGCTCCAGATCCATTTTAAGGAGGCCATCTCCACCGATGAACTGCGCCAGGCTCTTTCCCAGGCCGGGCTGGCCGGGGCCGAGATCCAGAAGATCAAGGATACCGGGCTGATCAAGAACGCCTTTCTGATCCGGACCGGGCTCAAGGAAAAACAAGGCTCGGGCCAGCAGACCATCGCCCAGAAAGTGAGCGAAGCGCTGGGGCAGAAATACCCCCAGAACGCCATGACGGTGGACAGCGACGAGACGGTGGGGCCCAAGATCGGCAAGGAACTTCAACTGAGCGCCTTTTGGGCGGTGATGGCCGGGCTTCTGGCCATATTGATCTATGTGGCCTTCCGGTTTGACTTTCGCTTCGGGGCGGCCGCGGTCGTCTCCCTGTTTCACGATGTACTGTGCACCATCGGCTTCATTTCCATCACCGGGATGGAGTTCAACCTGCAGTCGGTGGCGGTGCTGCTGACCATCGTCGGCTATTCCATCAACGATTCCATCGTGGTGGCCGACCGGATCCGGGAGAACATCAAGAAGCCCCACAAGGATACTTTTGCCGAACTGGTGAACCGCAGCCTGAATGAGACATTAAGCCGCACCGTGGTAACTGTGCTGACCGTGCTGTTAGTGCTGGTATCGCTTCAGTTATTCGCCGGCCGGATATTGCAGGATTTCACCAAACCCCTGCTGTTCGGGTTGGTGATCGGCACCTACTCCTCGATCTTCGTGGTGGCCAGCCTGGTGGTGGACTGGGAGATAAAATCGCCCAGCAAACGCAGGAAATAG
- a CDS encoding tetratricopeptide repeat protein → MVKLLINSALVAKLLTDYPDAEFRLNRAASLAETVGQAEMKNRVLTEKAGLYYQWGRLDEGLALAERVISAGGTEYSENQASAWNASGNIHLRRCSFGPAEECFLQALEHYQKLGMDTSVGIVRNNLANIHNIQGNYPRAMELYRQALDCFEKQNDIFRTAHVLYSMGQIVLALKDTAQAKSLLKRSLALGRMVQDYRGITNNLLMQFGILTDERDFDGARELLRQADQVMMEHKLTDPHLKAYRDGETGLFHFAAGKYDLAEICLLRLIELSQKMKESSFLSRGYSFLGKTRVFKNGNEEGIADIKKGIELAESGDLPLELKDGWTYLVECYCRLGKTELAELAAQSYVREAIKQGNLREKAEAEITRYLSPNKNTINK, encoded by the coding sequence GTGGTCAAACTGCTGATCAACAGCGCCTTGGTCGCCAAGCTGCTGACCGACTATCCGGATGCGGAGTTCCGGCTTAACCGGGCGGCATCCCTGGCCGAAACAGTTGGTCAGGCCGAAATGAAGAACAGGGTCCTGACCGAAAAGGCGGGTCTATATTACCAGTGGGGCAGGTTGGATGAAGGATTGGCGCTGGCGGAACGGGTAATTTCAGCCGGCGGAACGGAGTATAGCGAAAACCAGGCCAGCGCCTGGAATGCTTCGGGAAACATCCACCTGCGGCGGTGCAGTTTCGGGCCGGCCGAAGAATGCTTCCTGCAGGCCCTGGAACATTACCAAAAACTGGGAATGGATACCTCGGTCGGCATAGTCAGGAACAACCTGGCCAACATTCACAATATTCAGGGCAATTACCCCAGGGCCATGGAACTTTACCGGCAGGCGCTGGATTGCTTTGAAAAGCAGAACGACATCTTCCGCACCGCCCACGTGCTGTATTCCATGGGGCAGATAGTGCTGGCCCTCAAGGACACCGCCCAGGCCAAGTCCCTGCTGAAACGCTCGCTGGCCCTGGGCCGGATGGTCCAGGATTACCGCGGCATAACCAACAACCTGCTGATGCAGTTCGGAATACTCACCGACGAGCGGGATTTTGACGGGGCCAGAGAGCTGCTCCGCCAGGCCGACCAGGTCATGATGGAGCACAAACTGACCGACCCCCACCTGAAGGCCTACCGGGACGGCGAAACTGGGTTATTCCATTTTGCAGCCGGGAAATATGACTTGGCCGAGATATGCTTACTGCGGCTGATCGAACTGTCGCAGAAAATGAAGGAGTCATCCTTTCTGTCACGGGGTTACAGCTTTCTGGGCAAGACCAGGGTCTTTAAGAACGGGAACGAGGAGGGCATAGCCGACATCAAAAAGGGGATAGAACTGGCCGAGTCCGGGGACCTGCCGCTGGAATTGAAGGACGGCTGGACCTATCTGGTCGAGTGTTATTGCCGTTTGGGCAAAACAGAATTGGCGGAGCTGGCGGCCCAAAGTTACGTCCGTGAGGCCATTAAACAGGGCAATCTCAGAGAAAAGGCAGAGGCTGAGATAACCAGATATCTTTCCCCAAATAAAAACACAATAAACAAATAA
- a CDS encoding alcohol dehydrogenase catalytic domain-containing protein, producing the protein MPQKMKAVVKTRPQPGAEWLEVNVPELKPDWVMVKVRAASICGTDVHIYEWNSWAVDRIGSQKLPQILGHEVAGEVVEAGPHCKRIKAGDYISAETHIYDPGDLQTMLGQFHIGERMKIVGVDHDGCFAEYFALPESVCWVNDKSIPPELAAVQEPMGNACYALLGENADVAGKSAAIFGDGPTALFAAGLAKASGLTQIFVVGMSDFALNIAKKMGADHTLNISDKSVNRLEFIRDQTGGYGADIVLDMVGAPAAIEEGMKVIRKGGRYSAFGVPPTTPVPVDYTNGIVFRGIQINGISGRKMFDTWYRVKNFLASGRIDIKPIITHLFELKDYAKGFEAAMGNPRQCGKAVLFPDPQELAAAKNQFLASWLTPGFVWADNRSALRQQHHISTSSITIG; encoded by the coding sequence ATGCCTCAAAAAATGAAGGCGGTGGTTAAGACCAGACCCCAGCCCGGGGCCGAGTGGCTGGAGGTCAATGTCCCCGAACTCAAGCCCGACTGGGTGATGGTCAAAGTCCGGGCCGCTTCCATCTGCGGCACCGACGTTCACATCTACGAATGGAACAGCTGGGCCGTGGACCGGATCGGTTCCCAAAAACTTCCTCAGATCCTGGGGCACGAGGTGGCCGGCGAGGTGGTGGAGGCCGGGCCGCACTGCAAGCGGATCAAGGCCGGCGATTACATCTCGGCCGAGACCCATATCTACGATCCCGGCGACCTCCAGACCATGCTGGGCCAGTTCCACATCGGCGAGCGGATGAAGATAGTGGGAGTGGACCACGACGGCTGCTTTGCCGAGTATTTTGCCCTGCCCGAGTCCGTGTGCTGGGTCAACGACAAGTCCATCCCGCCGGAGCTGGCCGCGGTGCAGGAACCCATGGGCAACGCCTGCTATGCCCTGCTGGGAGAGAATGCCGACGTGGCCGGGAAATCCGCAGCCATCTTCGGGGACGGGCCCACCGCGCTGTTCGCCGCCGGGCTGGCTAAGGCCTCGGGCCTGACCCAGATCTTCGTGGTCGGCATGTCGGACTTCGCCCTGAACATCGCCAAGAAGATGGGGGCCGACCATACTTTGAACATCAGCGACAAGTCCGTTAACCGTTTAGAATTCATCCGGGACCAGACCGGCGGCTACGGCGCCGACATCGTGCTGGACATGGTGGGCGCGCCGGCGGCCATCGAAGAAGGGATGAAGGTCATCCGCAAGGGCGGCCGCTACAGCGCCTTCGGAGTGCCTCCCACCACTCCGGTGCCGGTAGACTACACCAACGGGATTGTGTTCCGGGGCATCCAGATCAACGGCATCTCGGGCCGCAAGATGTTCGACACCTGGTACCGGGTGAAGAATTTCCTGGCCTCGGGGCGGATAGACATTAAACCCATCATTACCCACCTGTTTGAACTCAAGGACTACGCCAAGGGCTTTGAGGCGGCCATGGGCAACCCAAGGCAGTGCGGCAAAGCGGTGCTGTTCCCGGACCCCCAGGAGCTGGCGGCGGCCAAGAACCAATTTCTGGCATCTTGGCTAACGCCCGGATTTGTTTGGGCGGATAATCGCTCCGCCCTGCGTCAGCAACACCATATCTCGACAAGCTCGATAACCATCGGCTAA
- the secD gene encoding protein translocase subunit SecD has translation MRKANRWKALLTVVLLVAAVWQLVPTFKLQGLTEAQKAEMPREELNRLYAKAIHLGLDLKGGMHLVMEINRQGLAKAMGKEPSEITDKELSDATDRALEIIRNRVDQFGVAEPSIQKQGADRIVVQLPGVDQDRARGLIGTTALLEFKLVQEDKVTMEVLDKIDQALLSDKTRKIVSDSAMLGTEDKPFSALMAPTGSELMVMEQDKRLVEKLLADPLVVAAIPPDYQFLWGEKSSGDNFRGYALYLMKKQPEITGASLAEARMGVGTADNPGGLYVDFVLVRQSANLFSRITAANVKRQLAIVLDGVVKSAPVIQERIPNGRGQITLGTAANPDQAKDLAIILRAGALPAPVEIIEERSVGPSLGQDSINNGIRATIIGGLAVVLFILIYYSLSGLIADLALVFNLVMLLAVMAAFRFTLTLPGIAGIALTVGMAVDANVLIFERIREELRAGKTVRAAIATGYERAFATIFDSNITTAGAAAALLIWGTGPVKGFAVSLIIGLAISMFTAIVVTRLIFEWITVKWNLEKLPI, from the coding sequence ATGAGAAAAGCCAATCGTTGGAAAGCCTTGCTGACCGTGGTCCTTTTGGTGGCGGCCGTCTGGCAGCTGGTTCCCACTTTCAAGTTGCAGGGTTTGACCGAGGCCCAGAAGGCCGAAATGCCGCGCGAGGAACTGAACCGGCTTTATGCCAAGGCCATTCATCTGGGACTGGACCTTAAAGGCGGCATGCATCTGGTGATGGAAATCAACCGCCAGGGACTGGCCAAGGCCATGGGCAAAGAACCGTCCGAGATCACCGATAAGGAGCTCTCCGACGCCACCGACCGGGCCCTGGAGATCATCCGGAATCGGGTGGACCAGTTCGGGGTGGCCGAGCCCTCCATCCAGAAACAGGGCGCCGACCGGATAGTGGTCCAGCTGCCGGGGGTGGACCAGGACCGGGCCCGGGGCCTGATCGGGACCACCGCCCTGCTGGAATTCAAGCTGGTCCAGGAAGACAAGGTGACCATGGAGGTGCTGGACAAGATCGACCAGGCCCTGCTGTCTGACAAGACCAGGAAGATCGTCTCCGACAGCGCCATGCTGGGAACAGAGGACAAGCCCTTCAGCGCTTTGATGGCTCCCACCGGCAGCGAGCTGATGGTGATGGAACAGGACAAGCGCCTGGTGGAAAAACTGCTGGCCGATCCCCTGGTGGTTGCGGCCATTCCCCCGGATTACCAGTTCCTGTGGGGCGAGAAAAGCAGCGGCGACAATTTCCGGGGTTATGCCCTTTATTTGATGAAGAAACAACCCGAGATCACCGGCGCCTCACTGGCCGAAGCCCGGATGGGCGTGGGCACCGCCGACAACCCCGGCGGGCTTTATGTGGACTTTGTGCTGGTGCGCCAGTCGGCCAACCTCTTCTCCCGGATCACCGCGGCCAACGTCAAGAGGCAGCTGGCTATCGTGCTGGACGGCGTGGTCAAGTCGGCCCCGGTCATTCAGGAGCGCATCCCCAACGGCCGGGGGCAGATCACCCTGGGCACCGCGGCCAATCCCGACCAGGCCAAGGACCTGGCCATCATCTTAAGGGCCGGCGCCCTGCCCGCTCCGGTGGAGATAATCGAGGAGCGTTCGGTGGGACCCAGTCTGGGGCAGGATTCCATCAACAACGGCATCAGGGCCACCATCATCGGCGGCCTGGCGGTGGTGCTTTTCATACTGATTTACTACAGCCTGTCGGGGCTGATCGCCGACCTGGCCCTGGTCTTTAACCTGGTGATGCTGCTGGCGGTGATGGCCGCCTTCCGCTTTACCCTGACCCTGCCCGGCATCGCCGGCATCGCACTGACGGTTGGTATGGCGGTGGACGCCAACGTCCTGATCTTTGAGCGGATCCGGGAGGAACTGCGGGCCGGCAAGACCGTCCGGGCGGCCATCGCGACCGGCTACGAGCGGGCCTTTGCCACCATCTTCGACTCCAACATCACCACGGCCGGGGCCGCCGCCGCTTTACTGATTTGGGGCACCGGCCCGGTCAAGGGTTTTGCGGTCTCCTTAATCATCGGGCTGGCCATCTCGATGTTCACCGCCATTGTAGTCACCCGGCTGATCTTCGAGTGGATAACCGTAAAATGGAATTTAGAAAAGCTGCCCATTTAA